In Mangifera indica cultivar Alphonso chromosome 1, CATAS_Mindica_2.1, whole genome shotgun sequence, a single genomic region encodes these proteins:
- the LOC123226301 gene encoding histidine-containing phosphotransfer protein 1-like isoform X2, giving the protein MPAFSLFHYIQFQLQQSYSVNLLSKRSVKMAFPSKEAQIKTFLKSMFDEGLLDCQFTQIQALQDANNPDFVNEVVTLFCTDTERIITEMNKFIKLNSYAVRLTGSSSSIGAARMKAACVDLRRASDDESKERCLQALDAMTREYCLFRNKFHTLMQLDKGFIGMDANQQ; this is encoded by the exons ATGCCtgcattttctctctttcattatATCCAATTCCAACTACAACAGTCTTACTCAGTTAATCTACTCTCGAAAAGGTCAGTGAAGATGGCGTTTCCTTCCAAAGAAGCACAAATCAAAACCTTCCTTAAATCCATGTTTGATGAG GGCTTGTTGGACTGCCAGTTTACTCAGATTCAAGCTCTGCAAGACGCAAATAATCCTGATTTTGTCAATGAAGTCGTCACATTGTTTTGCACTGACACCGAAAGGATCATAACAGAGATGAACAAATTTAT CAAGTTGAATTCTTACGCTGTTCGGCTCACAGGAAGTAGCTCAAG CATCGGAGCAGCACGAATGAAAGCTGCCTGTGTTGACCTTCGTCGTGCTTCCGATGACGAAAGCAAAGAAAG GTGCCTGCAAGCCTTGGATGCGATGACTCGAGAGTATTGTCTTTTCAGAAATAAATTTCACACCTTAATGCAG
- the LOC123226301 gene encoding histidine-containing phosphotransfer protein 1-like isoform X1, translating to MPAFSLFHYIQFQLQQSYSVNLLSKRSVKMAFPSKEAQIKTFLKSMFDEGLLDCQFTQIQALQDANNPDFVNEVVTLFCTDTERIITEMNKFMSQNNIDFSKLNSYAVRLTGSSSSIGAARMKAACVDLRRASDDESKERCLQALDAMTREYCLFRNKFHTLMQLDKGFIGMDANQQ from the exons ATGCCtgcattttctctctttcattatATCCAATTCCAACTACAACAGTCTTACTCAGTTAATCTACTCTCGAAAAGGTCAGTGAAGATGGCGTTTCCTTCCAAAGAAGCACAAATCAAAACCTTCCTTAAATCCATGTTTGATGAG GGCTTGTTGGACTGCCAGTTTACTCAGATTCAAGCTCTGCAAGACGCAAATAATCCTGATTTTGTCAATGAAGTCGTCACATTGTTTTGCACTGACACCGAAAGGATCATAACAGAGATGAACAAATTTAT gAGTCAAAACAATATTGATTTCAGCAAGTTGAATTCTTACGCTGTTCGGCTCACAGGAAGTAGCTCAAG CATCGGAGCAGCACGAATGAAAGCTGCCTGTGTTGACCTTCGTCGTGCTTCCGATGACGAAAGCAAAGAAAG GTGCCTGCAAGCCTTGGATGCGATGACTCGAGAGTATTGTCTTTTCAGAAATAAATTTCACACCTTAATGCAG